The window CAATTTTATCTAGGAGTGACTGGAGGGGAGGAGGGATATTCTTCATCGGCCAAAGCAAAGGGATTCTCTCTACGGCATCTATCTTTACAATTAACGCATTATTCTCACTAATCCATTGGCGAATTTGTAAAGAGAGTGCTAAATTTTTAAATATTTGAAGACTGCCAAACATTATTATGATTATTTTAATTAATAATCGCATAATTCACCTCGATGGCATGTAATTTGCTATAATATAATTAAATTAAATAATTATATTAAAAAGTCATTATGTGTACGCTTGCAACGAGTCGTCCGCTTTAAGTCTTGTTTCTTCTAATTTCATTATACTCTTTTCTTGAATTTTTTTCCTTTTAGCAACAATTAATTAAAAACTAAAATCTTCATAAGAGAAAACCATCTGTAGTTTTCGATTGTGTTATTCTTGCTTCCCTCAAGGTAATCTGCTACGCTGAAGGAAAACTCTATAGTCACTATCATGTCAAAAACCGAAGATACTCAAACGGAATTACCGAAAGCTTACGAAGCCAAAAACATTGAAGAGAAATGGTATGGTTTCTGGGAGCAAAATAAACTATTCTCCGCCCAATGTAATTCCAATAAAAAACCTTATTGTATAAGCATCCCTCCTCCAAATGTGACGGGCGTTCTTCATATGGGACATGCCCTAGGCGACACCCTTCAGGATGTACTTATCCGCTGGAAAAGAATGTTGGGCTTCGAAGCGTTATGGGTACCCGGAACGGATCATGCCGGCATAGCCACCCAAACTGTTGTCGAGCGCCATCTGATGAAAACCAAAGGAAAAACTCGTAAAGAGTTTTCCCGCGAAGACTTTCTTGATGAAGTGTGGAAATGGAAGGAAAATAGCGAAACGCGCATCATTAATCAAATTAAACGTTTAGGATGCTCCTGCGACTGGGACAGGCTAAGATTCACAATGGATGACGGCTGCAACAAAGCTGTCCGCACCGTCTTTAAAAAGATGTTTGACGAAGGCTTAATCTACCGTGCAAACTATCTTGTCAACTGGGACCCCGTGACAAAAACAGCCCTAGCCGATGACGAGGTTGAATATGAAGATCGTCATGGTTCACTATGGCATATAAAATATCCTTTAGCCGATGGCTCCGGGTTCATTCGCATTGCAACTACACGCCCTGAAACCATGTTAGGCGATACGGCAATTGCAGTATCCCCCCGGGATGAGCGCTATACGCACCTTATTGGGAAAAACGTTATTCTTCCCTTAGCAAACCGTTCCATACCCATCATTGCCGACCACTATGTAGATCCTGAATTTGGTACAGGCATGGTCAAAGTAACTCCGGCGCACGATCCGAATGACTATCAAATCGGCCTGAGACATAACCTGCCCCAAATCAATATCCTCACTCCCGATGCACACATCAACGAGCAAGGCCTGCAATTTGAAGGATTGACCATCGAAGAAGCGCGTAAAGCCGTTGTGGAAGCCTTAGATGGATTGAATCTCGTCGAGGCTATTGAGCCGCACCTGCACCGTGTGGGCGTGTCCTATAGATCCAAAGCTGTTATTCAACCTTACCTTTCCTTGCAGTGGTTTGTCAAAATGGACAAATTCGGAAGAAGCCTGCGCGCTATGGTGGATGACGGTAATGTCAAAATCCTGCCGCAAAACTGGGAAAGCACCTATTTTCACTGGATCGATAACCTGCGCGATTGGTGTATAAGCCGCCAATTATGGTGGGGACACCGCATTCCGGTATGGTATAATAAAATGGATCCAGACCGCATCCTTTGCTGGGGCGGAGAAGGGGAACCTCCTGAAGTTACAAATGCTCCGAATGAGTGGGTTCAAGAAGATGATGTTCTCGATACTTGGTTTTCAGCTGCTTTATGGCCATTATCCACATTGGGCTGGCCGGATGATACCCCGGAATTGAAAACATTCTATCCTAATGCCATCCTCATCACAGGCCATGATATCCTATTTTTCTGGGTAGCAAGAATGTTGCTCATGGGCAAATACCTCAAAAACGAAGCTCCATTCCCTGAGACATTTTTACACGGCCTTATTTTCGGCAAGTCCTACTGGCGTAAAAACCAGCAAGGCGGAATCAACTATGTTACCGACAAAGAAAGAGTCGATTACGACTTAGGCAAAACCATACCCCCAGATGTTTCCTATCGCTGGGAAAAGATGTCCAAGACCAAAGGCAACATTATCGATCCTTTGGAGATCATTGACCTCTATGGTGCGGATGCAATGCGTATGGCCCTCTGCGCAAGTGTGACACAGGCACGTGAAATCGACCTGGATCGCAGACGATTTGAGGACTTCAAGAACTTCGCTAACAAAGTTTGGAACGGCGCGCGCTTCACCATGATGAATTTGGAAGGCCGCCCTGAAGATGGCCTAAATGCATTAACTGCGCAGGATTTTGCCAATGGATTAGATTCCAAGCATCTCGATCTTGAAGACCACTGGATACTTTCCAAGCTGCAGCGTACAGTGCGCGATGTGAATCGACACCTTACAGCTTACTCCTTTGACCAAGCTGCTTCTCAGGCTTATGACTTCTTTTGGAAAGAGTTTTGCTCCTACTTCTTGGAGATTGCAAAACCCGTACTGACAGGTAAGCGTGGCAGCCCCGAAAAAAGAGCCAACAAACAAAAGCTTCTCGTTATCGTCATGTGTCAAGCTATCCGCTTGCTGCATCCTATGGCGCCGTTCATTACAGAAGAATTATTCCAAAGACTGAAAGAACGTTTTCCTAATTTGAAGGCGGACTTTGCTGCGGATGTATATACTCAAGAGACGATTAAAGCACTGTCCTGCCCAGCTTGTATTGTTGCCCATTATCCGGAAGTGATCAATACGGACGACATTAAGCCGGAGATAGAAAGCGCATTTGACGTCGTTAGCCAAGCCGTCTACACTATCCGTAACTTGCGCGGCGAGATGCAGCTTCCTCCATCTATTGCAGTGGATGTGTATATTAACTCCACAGAAAATGCTAAAGAACTGATGCAGCTACAGAAAAATCAGGGGATCTTGGAAGCCCTGGTGAAGGTGAATAGAGTACATTTTGACGAACGTATACCGCAAGCCTTCGGCGCTAAGGGCACAGTGTCAGCAATGACTGTCTTCATTCCTCTGCCGGAAGGGTACAAGAAACAAGAGAAAGTCCGCTTGGAAAAAGAGAAAGGTCGATTGGAAACTTCTTTGGCAGGTCTACGCCAAAGGTTGAACAACAAGGACTTTGTAGAAAAAGCTCCTTCCAATCTCGTCGACGATCTACGTAAACAAGTAGCGGATGCAGAAACGGCATTAGACCATCTAAGCAGCGCTCTTGCTCAGTTGGATTAAGCAACACGTTCTTTGGATAGAGTGCGATTAATCGCACTC is drawn from Parachlamydiales bacterium and contains these coding sequences:
- a CDS encoding valine--tRNA ligase; translation: MSKTEDTQTELPKAYEAKNIEEKWYGFWEQNKLFSAQCNSNKKPYCISIPPPNVTGVLHMGHALGDTLQDVLIRWKRMLGFEALWVPGTDHAGIATQTVVERHLMKTKGKTRKEFSREDFLDEVWKWKENSETRIINQIKRLGCSCDWDRLRFTMDDGCNKAVRTVFKKMFDEGLIYRANYLVNWDPVTKTALADDEVEYEDRHGSLWHIKYPLADGSGFIRIATTRPETMLGDTAIAVSPRDERYTHLIGKNVILPLANRSIPIIADHYVDPEFGTGMVKVTPAHDPNDYQIGLRHNLPQINILTPDAHINEQGLQFEGLTIEEARKAVVEALDGLNLVEAIEPHLHRVGVSYRSKAVIQPYLSLQWFVKMDKFGRSLRAMVDDGNVKILPQNWESTYFHWIDNLRDWCISRQLWWGHRIPVWYNKMDPDRILCWGGEGEPPEVTNAPNEWVQEDDVLDTWFSAALWPLSTLGWPDDTPELKTFYPNAILITGHDILFFWVARMLLMGKYLKNEAPFPETFLHGLIFGKSYWRKNQQGGINYVTDKERVDYDLGKTIPPDVSYRWEKMSKTKGNIIDPLEIIDLYGADAMRMALCASVTQAREIDLDRRRFEDFKNFANKVWNGARFTMMNLEGRPEDGLNALTAQDFANGLDSKHLDLEDHWILSKLQRTVRDVNRHLTAYSFDQAASQAYDFFWKEFCSYFLEIAKPVLTGKRGSPEKRANKQKLLVIVMCQAIRLLHPMAPFITEELFQRLKERFPNLKADFAADVYTQETIKALSCPACIVAHYPEVINTDDIKPEIESAFDVVSQAVYTIRNLRGEMQLPPSIAVDVYINSTENAKELMQLQKNQGILEALVKVNRVHFDERIPQAFGAKGTVSAMTVFIPLPEGYKKQEKVRLEKEKGRLETSLAGLRQRLNNKDFVEKAPSNLVDDLRKQVADAETALDHLSSALAQLD